The following are encoded together in the Hydrotalea sp. genome:
- the scpA gene encoding methylmalonyl-CoA mutase, with the protein MVQSKKKPAAKTGAKTKPAKNLSKVKKGINSKLVSSAGQFPYRRGLYEKPNPARPWTVRQYAGFSTARASNQFYQKNLAAGQTGLSVAFDLPTHRGFDSDDPRAVGDVGKAGVAICSVDDMKLLFEKIPLDKISVSMTMNGAVLPILAFYIVAAAEQNVPQAKLSGTIQNDILKEFLVRNTYIYPPAASMRIVADIIHYTTRHMPLFHPISISGYHLGEAGATILQELTFTLLNAIDYVKAALATGLKVDDFAPRLSFFFGIGMDFFMEVAKLRAARQLWAEIMKEQFKAKNPKSMMLRVHCQTSGVSLARQDPYNNVARTTLEAMAAVLGGTQSLHTNSFDEAIALPSELSARLARNTQLILQKETGIINTADPLGGSYYIEGLTDDLIKNCKKLMQQITEQAGDGGMVAAIAQGLPQRMIHESAVARQARLDQKQDIIVGVNDYQLPEEAPIDVLSIPSGEVLQEQTARLKQLRQQRDADAVAGALVDLRAVASQEKKLGLLEKTIAAARARATLGEISKTLEEVFTRHSIAPQITRGVYEKNLQDTRQLKAMQNKTAQFKKSTGRAPKILISKLGLDGHDRGAKLVAACFLDAGFDVVMAPLFMLPAEVAAMAIKEQVDIVGISTHTAGHNELVPAMIGELKMQGGDKNIAVVVGGIIPDQDKELLIAHGVSLLFDPGENINNILEKTFSLLPQSIGHNRPHNLS; encoded by the coding sequence ATGGTGCAAAGCAAGAAAAAGCCGGCGGCAAAAACAGGCGCGAAAACCAAGCCAGCAAAAAACCTGTCAAAAGTGAAGAAGGGCATAAATTCAAAATTGGTGTCTTCTGCCGGACAATTCCCCTATCGACGCGGGTTATATGAAAAACCAAATCCGGCGCGGCCCTGGACGGTGCGGCAATATGCCGGTTTTTCCACCGCCCGTGCCAGCAATCAATTTTATCAAAAAAACCTGGCCGCCGGGCAAACCGGCCTGTCGGTAGCGTTTGATTTGCCAACCCATCGCGGTTTTGATTCCGACGACCCACGGGCGGTGGGAGACGTGGGGAAGGCCGGGGTCGCCATCTGCTCGGTCGATGACATGAAATTATTGTTTGAAAAAATACCGCTCGATAAAATATCGGTGTCGATGACGATGAATGGCGCGGTGCTCCCCATCTTGGCCTTTTATATTGTCGCGGCGGCGGAGCAAAATGTGCCTCAGGCCAAATTATCCGGCACCATCCAAAATGATATTTTGAAAGAATTTTTGGTGCGCAACACTTATATTTATCCGCCGGCGGCATCGATGCGCATCGTCGCCGACATCATCCATTACACAACGCGCCACATGCCGCTGTTCCACCCGATATCGATATCGGGTTATCACTTGGGCGAGGCCGGCGCGACCATATTGCAAGAGCTAACCTTCACCCTGCTCAACGCCATCGACTATGTTAAGGCCGCGCTCGCCACCGGTTTAAAGGTCGATGACTTCGCGCCGCGCCTGTCATTTTTCTTTGGCATCGGTATGGATTTTTTTATGGAGGTTGCCAAATTGCGTGCCGCGCGCCAATTGTGGGCCGAGATTATGAAAGAACAATTCAAGGCAAAGAATCCAAAATCGATGATGCTCCGCGTTCATTGCCAAACCAGCGGGGTTTCGCTGGCGCGCCAAGACCCATATAACAACGTGGCGCGCACCACGCTGGAGGCCATGGCCGCCGTGTTGGGCGGCACGCAAAGCCTGCATACCAATAGTTTTGATGAGGCCATCGCCCTGCCGTCTGAATTGTCGGCGCGGTTGGCGCGCAACACACAGTTGATTTTACAAAAAGAAACGGGTATTATAAATACAGCAGACCCTCTCGGCGGCAGTTATTATATCGAGGGCCTGACCGATGACCTTATAAAAAATTGTAAAAAACTCATGCAACAAATAACCGAACAAGCTGGGGACGGCGGCATGGTGGCCGCCATTGCCCAAGGCCTGCCGCAACGGATGATACATGAATCGGCGGTGGCGCGGCAGGCGCGGCTCGACCAAAAACAAGACATCATCGTTGGCGTTAATGATTATCAATTGCCGGAAGAAGCCCCGATAGATGTTTTATCCATTCCCAGCGGCGAGGTTTTGCAAGAACAGACCGCGCGTTTAAAACAATTGCGGCAACAACGCGATGCAGATGCGGTGGCGGGGGCATTGGTGGATTTACGCGCGGTGGCAAGCCAAGAAAAAAAACTTGGCCTGTTGGAAAAAACCATCGCCGCCGCCCGCGCCCGCGCGACATTGGGCGAGATTTCAAAAACGCTGGAGGAGGTTTTTACCCGTCACAGCATTGCGCCGCAAATTACCCGTGGGGTTTATGAAAAAAACCTGCAGGATACCCGCCAGCTCAAGGCGATGCAAAATAAAACCGCGCAATTTAAAAAATCAACCGGCCGCGCGCCAAAAATCCTTATCAGCAAGCTCGGGCTCGACGGCCACGACCGCGGGGCAAAATTGGTCGCGGCCTGTTTTTTGGACGCCGGGTTTGACGTGGTGATGGCGCCGTTGTTTATGTTGCCGGCGGAGGTTGCCGCCATGGCCATAAAAGAACAGGTCGATATTGTTGGCATTTCGACCCACACCGCCGGCCACAATGAATTGGTGCCGGCGATGATAGGCGAATTAAAAATGCAAGGCGGTGATAAAAATATCGCCGTCGTGGTCGGCGGCATTATTCCCGACCAAGATAAGGAATTGCTTATCGCCCACGGCGTGTCATTGCTGTTCGACCCGGGTGAAAATATAAATAACATTTTGGAAAAAACCTTTTCATTGTTGCCGCAAAGCATCGGCCATAACCG
- the rsmA gene encoding 16S rRNA (adenine(1518)-N(6)/adenine(1519)-N(6))-dimethyltransferase RsmA: protein MTIYPRPLKHYGQHFLQDANLAEKIVRLAYLPDAARVVEIGPGRGILSHAILRHSNANLLAIEKDRALEPLLKPLVDEYGARLTLSFADALAWQPQTLGDTPPHAIDVIANLPYNVGSQLLVNFCQQHIYYRQLVLMFQKEVALRIVATPGTSAFGRLSILVQTIAQAEMLFTLPPGAFFPPPKVSSAVVKIKINVAPPPCNIVHLGRLTNILFQQRRKQLHHGLAKIIGGDVARAKRVMAEVGIAERSRAEDLSVAVFWQLTKLLADDLENLGAKTS from the coding sequence ATGACCATCTACCCTCGGCCATTAAAACATTATGGACAACATTTTTTACAAGACGCCAACCTTGCCGAAAAAATTGTGCGCTTGGCCTACCTGCCCGATGCGGCGCGGGTGGTTGAAATTGGCCCGGGGCGTGGTATTTTAAGCCACGCCATCCTGCGCCACAGCAACGCCAATTTGTTGGCGATTGAAAAAGACCGCGCGCTTGAACCATTGTTAAAACCGCTGGTCGATGAATATGGTGCGCGCCTCACCCTGTCCTTCGCCGATGCCTTGGCCTGGCAACCACAAACGCTGGGGGACACGCCACCCCACGCGATAGATGTTATCGCCAACCTGCCCTATAATGTTGGCAGTCAATTGCTGGTCAATTTTTGCCAGCAACATATTTATTATCGCCAGTTGGTGCTGATGTTTCAAAAGGAAGTTGCCTTGCGCATTGTCGCCACGCCCGGCACATCGGCCTTTGGCCGCTTGAGTATTTTGGTGCAAACCATCGCCCAGGCGGAAATGTTATTCACCCTGCCGCCCGGTGCATTTTTTCCGCCGCCCAAGGTTTCATCGGCGGTGGTAAAGATAAAAATAAATGTTGCGCCGCCGCCATGCAACATTGTGCATTTGGGGCGGCTGACCAATATATTATTTCAACAACGCCGCAAACAATTGCATCATGGCTTGGCCAAAATTATCGGCGGCGACGTGGCGCGTGCCAAGCGCGTGATGGCCGAGGTGGGGATTGCCGAGCGGTCGCGCGCCGAGGATCTATCGGTCGCGGTATTTTGGCAATTGACCAAGTTGTTGGCTGACGATTTAGAAAACCTTGGGGCAAAAACATCTTAA
- the pdxA gene encoding 4-hydroxythreonine-4-phosphate dehydrogenase PdxA, producing the protein MENKTLAITSGDPGGIGGEVFLKSWLAAQKPTNNMLLIDDPTRVQSLIDFLQLPITITIVDDINHALAQQNNQKNLLVFPLAMNVPFRLGKPRNDAEKLSSARAALASLNTAIDLVEKKIVQGMVTAPLDKSIINAVMPGFAGHTDYLAARDHKDDNKKPHAMMLLAREDDGNFFRVVPLTTHIPLRNVATTMTTDLLQQTARLVADELHKKFGIATPRLAVAGINPHAGDGGIMGREEIDIMQPVIKKLQADQMAIDGPLSADSLFTPLMRKKHDAFLCPSHDQALIPMKTLFFDRAVNLTLGLSYIRVSPDHGTGFDIADKKIANHSSMLAAITLAQDLLKKI; encoded by the coding sequence ATGGAAAACAAAACATTGGCCATCACCAGCGGTGACCCGGGCGGCATCGGTGGTGAGGTTTTTTTAAAATCATGGCTGGCGGCGCAAAAACCGACCAACAATATGCTGTTGATTGACGACCCGACGCGGGTCCAGTCATTGATAGATTTTTTGCAACTGCCCATTACCATTACAATTGTTGATGATATTAACCACGCCTTGGCACAACAAAATAACCAAAAAAATTTGCTGGTTTTTCCCCTGGCAATGAATGTGCCATTTCGCCTGGGCAAGCCGCGCAATGATGCGGAAAAATTATCGTCGGCACGCGCCGCCCTGGCGTCGCTGAATACTGCCATCGACTTGGTTGAAAAAAAAATTGTCCAGGGCATGGTGACCGCGCCGCTTGATAAATCGATTATCAATGCCGTCATGCCGGGGTTTGCCGGCCACACCGATTATTTGGCGGCGCGCGACCATAAGGATGATAATAAAAAACCCCACGCCATGATGTTGCTGGCGAGGGAGGATGACGGCAATTTTTTTCGCGTTGTGCCCCTGACAACCCATATCCCCCTGCGCAATGTGGCAACCACCATGACCACCGATTTATTGCAACAAACCGCTCGCTTGGTGGCGGATGAATTGCATAAAAAATTTGGCATTGCCACGCCGCGCTTGGCGGTGGCGGGCATCAACCCCCACGCCGGCGATGGCGGCATCATGGGGCGCGAGGAAATCGACATCATGCAACCGGTGATAAAAAAATTGCAGGCCGACCAGATGGCGATAGACGGGCCATTATCCGCCGATAGTCTTTTCACGCCGTTAATGCGAAAAAAACACGACGCTTTTTTATGCCCCAGCCACGACCAGGCGCTTATCCCAATGAAGACGCTTTTTTTTGACCGCGCGGTTAACCTGACGCTCGGGCTTTCCTACATTCGCGTCAGCCCCGACCATGGCACGGGGTTCGATATCGCCGATAAAAAAATCGCCAACCATTCGTCGATGCTGGCCGCCATTACCCTGGCGCAGGATTTGCTAAAAAAAATATAA
- a CDS encoding LptF/LptG family permease — protein sequence MALSNRGATPRNNIAALGWFATGWGALVGFLVDGRDVLSLGVFYFWLLKRFARTIFAVLFLVFAILFILGFVENINQGFYAGVIASLFNSLDLFANFLPFVFILATILFFSDLQEKSELTAARVLAFSPWRVVAPALSFSLLFGIFYIFAFSPVTAWVHQRWKNIDDPKPTATVELIDKEFWLKEKFPTGIFANSIDEDVKNFDGSIIIHGFSVIGKERKLKDAQFFLIGDDGNIKMIFLAKEALLNNNQWEMTNVTRYKPGQPVINVPSKTIPSQLNTQSIKDLLLRPEDLSIYKLSNYLEEVENLGFSTYPYDIYFNRLVSLPFVFMAMTLLAAGFSFQYKSRGQRIQTTLVAIILGFFIHFFFEIMRAFIISQELPAFLTAWLPTMMILLLSLALFLHREEH from the coding sequence ATGGCGCTTTCAAACCGCGGTGCCACCCCCAGAAATAACATCGCGGCGTTGGGCTGGTTCGCCACCGGCTGGGGGGCATTGGTTGGCTTCTTGGTCGATGGTCGCGACGTGCTGTCGCTGGGTGTTTTTTATTTCTGGCTACTCAAGCGGTTTGCGCGCACGATATTTGCCGTGTTGTTTTTGGTATTTGCCATTTTATTTATCTTGGGGTTTGTTGAAAACATCAATCAAGGTTTTTACGCCGGCGTGATAGCATCGCTGTTTAATTCGTTGGATTTATTTGCTAATTTTTTGCCGTTCGTTTTTATTTTGGCGACCATTTTGTTTTTTTCTGATTTGCAGGAAAAATCAGAATTAACCGCGGCGCGGGTTTTGGCCTTTAGCCCGTGGCGGGTGGTGGCGCCGGCCTTAAGCTTTTCATTGTTGTTTGGCATTTTTTACATCTTTGCCTTTTCCCCCGTAACCGCCTGGGTGCATCAGCGGTGGAAAAATATCGACGACCCCAAACCAACCGCGACGGTCGAATTGATTGATAAAGAATTTTGGTTGAAGGAAAAATTTCCCACCGGTATTTTTGCCAACAGCATCGACGAGGATGTAAAAAATTTTGATGGCTCGATTATCATCCACGGGTTTTCGGTAATTGGCAAGGAACGAAAATTAAAAGACGCGCAGTTTTTTTTGATAGGCGATGATGGGAATATCAAAATGATATTCCTTGCCAAGGAGGCATTGCTTAATAACAACCAATGGGAAATGACCAACGTGACGCGTTATAAACCCGGCCAACCGGTTATAAATGTGCCGAGCAAAACCATCCCCAGCCAGCTCAACACGCAAAGCATCAAGGATCTTTTGTTGCGGCCGGAGGACCTGTCGATTTATAAATTATCAAATTATTTGGAAGAAGTTGAGAACCTTGGTTTTTCGACCTACCCCTATGATATTTATTTTAACCGCCTGGTGTCTTTGCCATTTGTTTTTATGGCCATGACCTTATTGGCGGCGGGTTTTAGCTTTCAATACAAAAGCCGTGGCCAACGAATCCAAACCACGCTGGTCGCTATTATCCTTGGGTTTTTTATCCATTTCTTTTTTGAAATCATGCGCGCCTTCATTATCAGCCAAGAATTGCCAGCATTTTTGACGGCGTGGTTGCCGACGATGATGATATTGTTATTATCGTTGGCGTTGTTTTTGCACCGCGAGGAGCATTAA
- a CDS encoding superoxide dismutase yields the protein MPHQLPPLPYAEDALEPHISKQTVSLHYNKHHQAYLTNLNNLLKDNPLLDKPLAEIIMAAQGKPDMVGVFNNAGQAWNHGVYWPSMKPNGGGKPTGDIAAKIDSDLGGYEKFVELFKTAGATQFGSGWAWLALDKNKKLTVTKTSNADSPMTQGGVALIGIDVWEHAYYLDYQNRRPDYIQAFLDKLINWDYANEALKKA from the coding sequence ATGCCCCATCAATTACCACCATTACCCTATGCCGAGGACGCGCTGGAACCGCATATTTCCAAACAAACCGTGTCGTTGCATTACAACAAACACCATCAGGCTTACCTCACCAATTTAAATAACCTGCTGAAGGATAACCCATTGTTGGATAAACCGCTGGCCGAGATTATCATGGCGGCGCAGGGCAAACCCGACATGGTTGGTGTTTTTAATAACGCCGGTCAAGCTTGGAACCACGGGGTTTATTGGCCGTCGATGAAACCAAACGGCGGCGGCAAGCCGACCGGCGACATTGCGGCAAAAATTGACAGCGACCTTGGCGGTTACGAAAAATTTGTCGAATTATTTAAAACCGCGGGCGCAACTCAATTTGGTAGCGGCTGGGCATGGTTGGCATTGGATAAAAACAAAAAATTAACCGTGACAAAAACCAGCAACGCCGATTCGCCCATGACCCAGGGCGGGGTGGCGCTTATTGGTATCGATGTTTGGGAACATGCCTATTACCTCGATTATCAAAACCGCCGTCCGGATTACATCCAGGCTTTTTTGGATAAATTGATTAATTGGGATTATGCCAACGAGGCATTAAAAAAAGCCTAA
- a CDS encoding nitroreductase, translating to MTDIFSFIQRRTSAFTKMLGAPGPTRADVISLLSCATSAPDHGGLTPWRFSILQDNDLEKFATMAIDYFVAEKKDRPPTADEINNFKAKVMRAPTVVAVWASPSDRKPIARREQIFSVAMAVAQIMLAASDPGFPFKAVFLTGFITDHRPLVERAFGLAPSDEFLGYIYIGTEKLPADKTALPQKKRLAIDDFILPLKD from the coding sequence ATGACCGATATTTTTTCCTTCATCCAACGTCGCACCTCGGCCTTTACCAAAATGCTGGGTGCGCCCGGGCCAACCCGCGCCGATGTTATTTCATTGTTATCCTGCGCCACGTCGGCCCCCGACCATGGCGGCCTGACCCCTTGGCGTTTTTCAATCTTGCAAGATAATGATTTGGAAAAATTCGCCACCATGGCGATTGATTATTTTGTCGCCGAAAAAAAAGACCGACCGCCAACCGCCGATGAAATTAATAATTTTAAAGCCAAGGTGATGCGCGCGCCGACCGTGGTGGCGGTTTGGGCCAGCCCGAGCGATAGAAAACCCATCGCGCGCCGCGAACAAATCTTCAGCGTCGCCATGGCGGTGGCGCAAATCATGCTGGCCGCCAGCGACCCGGGCTTCCCCTTCAAGGCGGTTTTTTTAACTGGCTTTATCACCGACCATCGTCCGTTGGTTGAACGCGCCTTTGGCCTTGCGCCAAGCGATGAATTTTTGGGTTATATTTACATCGGCACGGAAAAATTGCCGGCCGATAAAACCGCCCTGCCGCAGAAAAAACGCCTGGCAATCGACGATTTCATTTTGCCCCTTAAGGATTAA
- a CDS encoding phosphotransferase: MNQQTKPDMKKPAVDFAARDKLRHDFLLAQGMADEKIVPLASDASFRRYFRLVDKKWRGKNLLVMDSPPDLYPTIIFEKVADLLTPLRTMKIATITARDHDNGFLLLEDLGADSLTRLLAADEAQEEELYTKVIAGLVRSQLAWHEHYGVPPPKHNGLLPAYDAAALTREAILLPQWYVPEKNQVMPDDASIEQFVQLLQEIYHQLATTCAPPFDVFVHRDFHVDNLLLVDDAIAWLDFQDGLLGHPTYDVMSLLEDARRDITPAVKKILWQYFIGAWQAKCPTHKNLADDFLRWFYFLGLTRHAKVLGIFVRLEKRDGKNNYHQHLPRVLKLFRGSMSGLLAATAQTDNVNNQLAGAVKKLQNLLQQWQLL, from the coding sequence ATGAATCAACAAACCAAACCCGACATGAAAAAACCAGCGGTCGATTTTGCGGCGCGCGATAAATTGCGCCACGATTTTTTATTGGCGCAGGGCATGGCCGATGAAAAAATTGTTCCCTTGGCGTCCGATGCGTCCTTTCGCCGTTATTTCCGCCTGGTGGATAAAAAATGGCGGGGTAAAAATTTGCTGGTGATGGATTCGCCGCCCGACCTTTACCCGACAATTATTTTTGAAAAAGTCGCCGATTTGCTAACGCCGCTTCGCACCATGAAGATTGCAACCATCACCGCCCGCGACCATGATAATGGATTTTTGTTGCTGGAGGATTTGGGTGCCGATAGCCTGACCCGTTTGCTGGCGGCCGATGAGGCGCAGGAGGAAGAACTTTACACCAAGGTTATAGCCGGCTTGGTGCGTAGCCAATTGGCGTGGCATGAACATTATGGCGTGCCGCCGCCGAAACATAATGGGTTGTTGCCGGCTTACGACGCGGCGGCCTTAACGCGCGAGGCTATATTATTGCCGCAATGGTATGTTCCCGAAAAAAATCAGGTGATGCCAGACGATGCCAGCATCGAACAATTTGTTCAGCTGTTGCAAGAAATATATCATCAGCTGGCGACAACCTGCGCCCCGCCGTTTGATGTTTTTGTCCATCGCGATTTTCATGTCGATAATTTGTTGCTGGTCGATGACGCCATCGCTTGGCTTGATTTTCAAGACGGCTTGCTCGGCCACCCGACGTATGATGTGATGAGCCTGCTGGAGGATGCGCGGCGCGACATAACGCCAGCCGTAAAAAAAATATTATGGCAATATTTTATTGGCGCATGGCAAGCAAAATGCCCAACTCATAAAAACCTGGCCGATGATTTTCTACGTTGGTTTTATTTTCTGGGGTTGACGCGCCATGCCAAGGTGCTGGGTATTTTTGTTCGCTTGGAAAAACGCGATGGCAAAAACAATTACCATCAGCATTTGCCACGGGTGTTAAAATTATTTCGCGGGAGCATGAGCGGCCTGTTGGCCGCCACCGCACAGACGGACAATGTTAACAACCAGCTGGCGGGGGCTGTCAAAAAATTGCAAAACCTGCTACAGCAATGGCAGTTGTTATAA
- a CDS encoding aminoglycoside phosphotransferase family protein, whose translation MATGFNNPPNRAIGKDAVQATDLGSGPESEFLIDRARLVPSLAKHLADEIITCQPLSIITKAGASHHHFLLRGKKSSYVLKIFPREPFAISRNIMQQRKFYDFFHRHGVMTPGALHGDSQWLVLPLLSGVSDGRLVTQKNYADDDLTESLAQQLAIIHDSKHDFRQNFPDLCCDETLPAWLAQKNSELEKLFKDARPMDDGATRAATRAIEKLWASMPENLWFDMVPCHGDFRTGNFLLQANTGDGAAGQKLVAVLDWEMAGLGLAAEDIGWLSAPCWLYHQPQLTCGGIGKLEVFLQHYLFHRKAPPQAGDKKITIAAIMAQNHWFQALAMIRWGLILSKQWHRKQHGLDKLPELPQEKPDVAELFKQAQQLLG comes from the coding sequence ATGGCGACAGGTTTTAATAATCCCCCGAATCGCGCCATCGGTAAAGACGCTGTTCAAGCAACAGACCTGGGTAGCGGCCCAGAAAGCGAATTCTTAATCGACAGGGCGCGCTTGGTGCCGAGCTTGGCGAAACATTTGGCCGATGAGATTATTACTTGCCAGCCCTTAAGTATTATTACCAAGGCCGGCGCGTCGCACCATCATTTTTTGTTGCGCGGCAAAAAATCAAGCTATGTGTTAAAAATTTTTCCGCGCGAGCCATTTGCCATCAGCCGCAACATCATGCAACAGCGAAAATTTTATGATTTTTTTCACCGCCACGGCGTCATGACGCCGGGCGCGCTCCATGGTGATAGTCAATGGTTGGTGTTACCGCTGTTGAGCGGTGTGTCAGACGGGCGATTGGTGACGCAAAAAAATTATGCCGACGACGATTTGACGGAATCCTTGGCGCAACAGCTTGCCATCATCCACGACAGCAAACATGATTTTCGGCAGAATTTCCCCGACCTTTGTTGCGATGAAACCTTGCCCGCTTGGCTTGCGCAAAAAAATAGCGAGCTAGAAAAATTATTTAAGGACGCCAGGCCGATGGATGATGGGGCCACCCGCGCCGCCACCCGCGCGATTGAAAAACTATGGGCGAGCATGCCAGAAAACCTGTGGTTCGACATGGTGCCGTGCCACGGCGATTTTCGCACCGGCAATTTTTTGTTGCAAGCAAATACCGGCGATGGCGCGGCGGGGCAGAAATTGGTGGCGGTGTTGGATTGGGAAATGGCGGGGTTGGGGTTGGCGGCGGAGGATATCGGTTGGTTGTCGGCCCCTTGCTGGCTTTATCATCAACCGCAATTGACCTGCGGCGGCATTGGCAAGCTGGAGGTTTTTTTGCAACATTACCTGTTCCACCGCAAGGCCCCCCCCCAAGCCGGCGACAAAAAAATTACTATCGCCGCCATCATGGCGCAAAACCATTGGTTTCAGGCCCTGGCGATGATTCGCTGGGGGTTGATATTGTCGAAGCAATGGCATCGCAAACAACATGGGCTTGATAAATTGCCCGAACTGCCGCAGGAAAAACCCGACGTCGCCGAACTGTTCAAACAGGCGCAACAGCTGTTAGGATAA
- a CDS encoding UPF0262 family protein: protein MLTKKIKKPPSKKHAIKKDAAPSPSPSLKSVVIDAKLVAQHPRGLKRELETIAADLMQHGKLSLVGFEKPPYRLRISAHENQMILDFFSLRDKPIHLYLLSLRPLQRHFKDYQDIVLAHLDQAQKPSRHQMEAIDMARRGIHNDAAAVLIERLKGKIIIDIETARLFFSLLSLLFIPHVALMPDFSLLGGRGAAPPPNVGKPPPAQYLFCCTMNSVRSPMALSLARHLWQNKKSGLEKWQSAGVLATSDKISLDPFIPTVLKEKNIQSVTGTGKLLSAASLQEYDKIFALSSDALHFLQQQKIPASKIIYWHDIIDPTLVEGSREQKLVAYRALRDQLTKKLTTATVDL, encoded by the coding sequence GTGCTGACTAAAAAAATAAAAAAACCGCCCAGCAAAAAACACGCTATTAAGAAAGATGCCGCACCATCGCCGTCGCCATCGCTGAAGTCGGTGGTCATAGACGCAAAATTGGTGGCGCAACACCCGCGTGGCTTAAAACGCGAATTGGAAACCATCGCCGCCGATTTAATGCAACATGGCAAATTAAGTTTGGTCGGGTTTGAAAAACCGCCCTATCGTTTGCGAATCTCAGCGCATGAAAACCAAATGATTCTAGATTTTTTTTCGTTGCGCGATAAACCGATACATCTTTATTTATTATCGCTCCGCCCCCTGCAACGTCATTTTAAAGATTACCAAGATATTGTCTTGGCGCATTTGGACCAGGCGCAAAAACCATCGCGCCACCAGATGGAGGCCATCGACATGGCGCGGCGCGGCATTCACAACGACGCCGCGGCGGTGCTTATCGAGCGATTAAAGGGAAAAATTATTATCGACATTGAAACGGCGCGTTTGTTTTTCAGCCTGCTGTCGCTGTTGTTTATTCCGCATGTCGCCCTGATGCCGGATTTTTCATTGCTTGGTGGGCGCGGTGCCGCGCCGCCACCGAATGTGGGCAAACCACCGCCGGCGCAATATCTTTTTTGTTGCACGATGAATTCGGTGCGCTCGCCCATGGCCCTCAGCTTGGCGCGGCACCTGTGGCAGAATAAAAAATCGGGGTTGGAAAAATGGCAATCGGCCGGCGTGCTGGCGACCAGCGATAAAATCAGCCTTGACCCATTTATTCCAACGGTGCTGAAGGAAAAAAATATCCAATCGGTAACCGGCACGGGAAAATTATTATCGGCCGCCAGCCTGCAAGAATATGATAAAATTTTTGCCCTGTCGTCCGACGCCTTGCATTTTTTACAACAGCAAAAAATTCCCGCCAGCAAGATTATTTATTGGCACGATATTATCGACCCAACATTGGTCGAAGGGTCACGCGAACAGAAATTGGTTGCCTACCGCGCCCTGCGCGACCAATTGACAAAAAAATTAACCACCGCCACCGTGGACCTTTAA